In Chitinispirillales bacterium ANBcel5, the genomic window CACCAACACGAGAAACGAGAGAAATCCGGATGCTTCGTGGCTACTGTCGTATATGGGAGTTATGAGTGCGAACAGGTTGTGCAACTGCGGCAATTCCGGGACCAAGTTCTACTCAGGAGCTTCTTAGGCAGGGCTTTCGTGCGAGTCTACTATTCCCGCGGTCCTGCGCTTGCCTCTATCGTGGAACGCTCAGGTATTCTTAAGCTCATGTCTCGTATTGGCTTTGACCTGTTACTAACAGCAATACGAACCGGAAGAAAACAAGGTAGGCCGCGTCGTGCAGGGGGAGGCGCAGGAGAATGATGCATGGTAGCATACTGGCCCACATCCACCAACAAAGGCAAGCCGGCTTCGGGCGCAAATGCCGGGTAGAACAAGGGGCAGTGGCGAGATGATAGACCCGGCACTTCAATTTGCCTCGGCCCGTTGTTCAACAGGTGCATACCAAAGTTGCCATGATACCGGGGGTAGGTTTATATTATCACCTGAACAAGGTTCGAGAACATGCTGAACAGGAGATGATTTAACAATGATTATAGGCCTAGCATCGGCATGCGGCTGAACGTTGTGCCCTATTTTTTGTTCAAATCTCGATTTTAAGCAGTTTTTTTGCCGGAGTAAGAGCATGGGGGGAATAGGAGCGCGGGGGAAGGGAAGAATGATTATGAAAAATATGATAACATTAGCCGAAGGATATAATTATGAATACTAATGCTGAATGTAAAATATGTAAAACATCTCCTATCCATTCTGAAGTTATTCCTAATAAAGATGGATATTTTATAGAATGTCCTGTTTGTGGCCAATATAATATCTCAAGACCTCTAAATGTTTCAGTTACATCCAACACAATAGAGCCATATCTTATGAGTGGAATTATTCGTTATTTGTCGGAAAGAAATAGTAGTGTAGAATTAACAATGACAAATATTAATGCTGTAATCGAGTCTGTTCGTTTTCCTCATAACCCATTCGATAAAATTGATCTGTTATTAGAGTACTTGTCTTTGAAACAGAAAAAAATTAATGACGAAATTAGTCTTGTTAACAATGATTATTCCGTAGCCTTTGCAGAAGACTCAGAAGAATTCTGGTTCTTGATAGGTAAAGCTATTGAATCGGGATATGTTGAAGAGGTAAAGGGTGAAAAGATTAATTATAGACTTACCATGAAAGGATGGAGTAAAGTAATAACAAAACAGGACAAATCTTTAAATAAAAACGCTTTTGTTGCAATGTGGTTTGATAATAAAATGGAAAATGTTTGGCAAAGTGGTATTAAGCAAGCTTTAATCGAAACTGGCTATAATCCGATCAGAATTGATGATATTGAGCACAACGGGAAGATTTGTGACAGAATCATTGCAGAAATAAATAAGTGTGCATTAGTAGTAGCCGATTTTACTGGACACAGAGGAGGAGTATATTTTGAGGCTGGATATGCTTTGGGAAAAGGCTTGCCTGTGATTTGGACTTGCAACCAAGAATATATCGATTCTGCTCATTTTGATACTCGACAATATAATCATATTCTCTGGGAAAGTCATGAACAACTTAAAATTAAATTAATAAACCGAATAAGTGCTTTAGAGATTGCTAGGAAATAAGACCCGCGCGGAAGAGGAATAAGACCTCATGCGGAAAAAGAGGCACCCAAAATATTTGATTCATTATGGTAGCAGAACAAAAAACACAACACACAAGTTTCTGCATTCAAGACGCAGAAAGAACCTGTTGAACGAATAGCTCAGGCCAGGCACTATCTGTAATATTATTTATAGGAACATGTATTCAGAGTTTTTTTTGAGATTCCGGGGGGGGCAGTCGTTAGACAAACAACCCTGCCATACTACGCTCCGCTAAGATTGACTCCCGCTGGTCGTAATTTCTGGTATTCGTGGACTGTTAAACTAAGCGTATCGGCAGCTAAAACCACATTTTTCTCCAATATCTTACATTAGCAGAGACAATCTGACTAAATCCAAAAAATGTTTATGCAAAACATTTACACTTCCGGGGCTTTTACCTATATTATTACATTGGTTGTCATGCTAAGAATAGAGAGCGAATCCTTATAGCACAGGGGTTAGAATGTAGAATAAGCAGCGGCTCTGTTCAACATGGTTCTTAGTGAAATGACCCGCAGAGGGGTGGTAAAAGGTGGTGGTTTTGGTGCGTTTCACAAAGAATCTTTAAATGTTGTGTGCGCAATTAGCCCGCGGAGAGTATTGGCATTAAGAGCTGCGCATCGTGCGCAGCAGAGTAATTGAAAACGAATACAGGAGAGAAATAATGAGGTTCGAAGAATGGGTCAAAGATAGACATATTCCTTTCAAGCTGAATCACCATGATGATAATAATGATGATTTTAAACCACTAAGTAAAATAATAGGAAATACCCGGGTTGTAGCATTAGGTGAAAATTCGCACTTCATAAAAGAATTCTTTTTGTTACGACATAACCTTTTGCGTTTTTTCATCGAAGATCTTGGGTTTACAACGTTTGCTTTTGAATTTGGTTTTGCTGAAGGGCATATCATCAATAACTGGATACATGGGCAGGGAACTGACGATGAAATAGACAGATTCTTAACACACTTCTATTATCCAGAAGAGCTCAAAACCACATTACTATGGCTAAGAGACTACAATAAAGCAGCAAAGACTAAAATCACATTTCTTGGCATTGACATACCCAGAAATGGAGGTTCATACTTTCCAAATATAGAGATAGTGCATGACTTTTTTAGAACAGCGGATAAAGAAGCACTTCACATTATCAATGATGCACTGAATATTGCAAAAAAGATTGATTACTTCTCCACATCACAGGCTGCCTTAAAATTGCATGAGCTAACAGATTCTGATAAATGCCATTTAACTTGTCAAATAGCTCGTGCAAAAGTACGCCTTGAAGCTATGGCTCCGATTCACATTGAAAAATATGGAAAGAAAAAATATGAGACTATTCTGCATTATATCAACGGAATGATATACCTGGACTATAATATTCAAGCAATGGCGGGCTTTATTTCCGGAGCTGGAATGCAGGGCGATATGGGTGCAAAAGACAAATACATGGCAGATTCTGTGCTGTGGCATTTAAATAACCAACAAAGTGAGCAGAAATTGATAGTAGTTGCACATAATGCACATATTCAAAAAACACCCATTCTGTATGATGGATTTCTAAGTTGCCTACCAATGGGCCAAAGACTAAAAGACGCCATTGGTGATGACTATATGTCTTTAGGCATTACTTCTTATAGTGGACATACTGCGGCCCTCTACCCGGAAGCTGATACAAAATATGGTTTTCGAGTTGATAACTTCCAATTGCAGGAACCCAATGAAGGTTCTGTAGAGAAGGCAATTTCTGATTGTGGAGTTACTAACTCTTTTGTCTCCTTTAGAAATATACCTGGAGATGTACAATCCATTCCGAACAAGATTCGATTTGATTCCATTTACATGGAAACAGAACTTGAAAAAGCATTCGATGGAATATTTCAAATTGAAAAGTCATCTGTATCTGAGGTCGTTTATGGTTAATTGTATAGGCAGTATAACAGTTAAAAAAAGATCGCCATCCATGGCGAGAGAAGCCAATGAAAGAGTGTGCTAACAAACGCACAACACCAAACGTTTTCTTTGCATCCAAGATGCAGAAAAAAGGAGCACCGGTAATTCAACGCATAACAGGCCAGGCACAAAAATTTGCACAGCTGGGCTAAGATAGGTTAAACATATTATAGTTGCAAACCTTCGGTGCCATCCATGGCAGGAACCAAACTACAGCCCATAACACAGCCATGCAGGGTGAGTACGCCCCAAATTGCAGCTGAACACTGTGGAATATATATTAATATGGCGACTAAGAAACATTTCTGAAGAGAATATAAGAAAAACTTATAAAGAGAGTAATTAGTTAATAGGTATAATTTAGACAAAGTATAAGTGCCTAAATTGATTGGTAAGGAAATAAAATAACACAGGGGCGAACGGAAGTGAGCGCCACGAGAAAATGTTAGGGATATCGATCCGCCCCGATCACCGGCTCGTGAGTGTTTTCGCCGGTCTTTTTCTCCGGGGCCATCGAGTCCGCGAGTTTATGGCCCCTCCCCGGCGAAATCACGAACAGAAGAGCCGGTGTGGGGCTCTTAGGGCGTTCTTTGCCTACTTTCTTTGGCCCTGGAAAGAAAGTAGGTCGCCGAAGGCAGTACAAGGACAAGAGTGATCTATATATTTACGTACCATTATGGTTTGAATCAGTAATCAATATTAGAATTATTTGCACATGAATATAAGAATTGGCGGGGATATAAGTTTCGAGCCAGTTTTCAGACAAACAACCATGCATAGAACATTTTGGTATGAAGTGCCAACTATGCAACGCAATTATCTGAGATATATGGAAAAATGGCAGAAAAGGTAATTCACGTTCATTATCTCAATCCTATATTAATATACAAATAAGAAAATGAAATCAATCCCAAAAAAGATATAATAACAATATGCCCTAATCGTCATGCAGTTTTACATTCAAAATACCCTCCTTATGATGATGAGGAAGTAAGAAGAAATTTGAAAACGAAGGTAAGTTAAGAAACTATATAAGGCAGCAAACAGATGGAAAAAAAATTGGAAATCGTTGAGCTAAATTATAAATCATCTGATAAAGATAAGGGTAGATACATAAGAGCACATACTGAGATTTGGAATAACCCGGAAAACCAT contains:
- the ere(B) gene encoding EreB family erythromycin esterase — translated: MRFEEWVKDRHIPFKLNHHDDNNDDFKPLSKIIGNTRVVALGENSHFIKEFFLLRHNLLRFFIEDLGFTTFAFEFGFAEGHIINNWIHGQGTDDEIDRFLTHFYYPEELKTTLLWLRDYNKAAKTKITFLGIDIPRNGGSYFPNIEIVHDFFRTADKEALHIINDALNIAKKIDYFSTSQAALKLHELTDSDKCHLTCQIARAKVRLEAMAPIHIEKYGKKKYETILHYINGMIYLDYNIQAMAGFISGAGMQGDMGAKDKYMADSVLWHLNNQQSEQKLIVVAHNAHIQKTPILYDGFLSCLPMGQRLKDAIGDDYMSLGITSYSGHTAALYPEADTKYGFRVDNFQLQEPNEGSVEKAISDCGVTNSFVSFRNIPGDVQSIPNKIRFDSIYMETELEKAFDGIFQIEKSSVSEVVYG